The following are encoded together in the Kwoniella europaea PYCC6329 chromosome 1, complete sequence genome:
- a CDS encoding E1-like protein-activating enzyme Gsa7p/Apg7p, whose amino-acid sequence MTTLQFQPLNSQPTPAFWTALTTHKLDKARLNDDEQQITGWLEEGRQVEDHSNSSSSGDPTYVGIDGNISVGGNAFGESSESTPAASIPVTGILKNFNTIEDFRKTETKKEIFNQVVAKILGSFKSDQPLINPFLLVTFADLKKYIYHYWFAFPAFVSSPPWRMNQQGLTPVQETDLRELRQLEARLSTMENQKVEAFLVKGDLGSRSIAPLSTYQTFYSDALSSEVTIAFHDPSSSNTNPGWPLRNILHYLNQVHGTTEVKVICLRQGRASRQAIVTLPREQHRSPDTQVSAVGWERTKEGKLASRIADLGPMMNPIRLAEQAVDLNLKLMKWRIAPSLDLEIISHTKCLLLGAGTLGCYVARNLMAWGVRNITFVDSARVSFSNPVRQPLFRFEDCLDGGRSKAVCAAERLTEIFPGIIATGHSLTIPMPGHPVPSSASQAACEDIRKLEELISQHDAIFLLMDSRESRWLPTLISMNQNKIVINAALGFDTYLVMRHGIVKGDGDAAQLGCYYCNDVVAPTDSLTDRTLDQMCTVTRPGAAPLAAATATELLVSLLQHPLKAQAPAYEAGVADDDHEAVLGRVPHQIRGILSQWRTMIIRGPAYNQCTACSPLVLNAYRQGGAKWLLEVFARAELLEQVTGLDQLHIQSEKAMDDIDWIDDSEDDH is encoded by the exons ATGACCACACTCCAATTCCAACCCCTCAACTCCCAGCCCACACCCGCTTTTTGGACCGCCCTTACCACCCATAAACTGGACAAAGCCcgattgaatgatgatgaacaacaGATAACAGGTTGGTTGGAAGAGGGTAGGCAGGTGGAAGACCATTCAAACTCCTCATCTAGTGGCGATCCCACGTATGTTGGTATCGATGGGAACATAAGCGTTGGAGGTAATGCTTTCGGGGAAAGCTCAGAGAG TACTCCTGCTGCTTCGATTCCGGTCACAGGTATCCTGAAGAATTTCAATACCATCGAGGACTTTCGCAAGACGGAAACTAAGAAAGAGATCTTCAACCAAGTCGTGGCTAAG ATTCTTGGGTCTTTCAAGTCCGATCAGCCTCTCATCAACCCCTTTCTTCTGGTTACATTTGCCGATCTCAAGAAATATATTTACCATTATTGGTTCGCTTTTCCCGCTTTCGTCAGTTCACCACCGTGGCGTATGAATCAGCAAGGCTTGACTCCCGTTCAAGAAACT GATCTGCGGGAACTTCGGCAACTCGAAGCTCGACTATCTACAATGGAAAATCAGAAAGTCGAAGCGTTCTTGGTAAAAGGGGATCTCGGATCTCGGTCGATTGCACCGTTGTCCACATATCAAACATTCTATTCCGATGCTTTGTCTTCCGAG GTCACAATAGCTTTTCACGacccatcctcatcgaatACAAATCCCGGTTGGCCTTTACGAAACATTTTGCACTACCTCAATCAAGTTCATGGAACTACagaggtcaaggtgatttgtCTGCGGCAAGGCCGAGCGAGTAGACAGGCGATTGTCACGCTGCCCCGAGAGCAACACCGCTCCCCTGATACCCAAGTGTCTGCAGTGGGATGGGAGAGAACCAAAGAGGGAAAGCTAGCAAGCCGAATAGCAGATCTGGGACCGATGATGAATCCAATACG ACTTGCGGAACAAGCAGTTGATCTTAACCTAAAGTTGATGAAATGGAGGATTGCTCCTAGCTTGGATCTAGAGATAATTTCCCATACGAAATGTTTGTTGTTAGGTGCAGGAACGTTAGGTTGTTATGTTGCGCGAAATCTCATG GCCTGGGGCGTACGAAATATCACATTTGTTGACTCCGCTAGAGTGTCCTTTTCCAATCCAGTCCGACAACCTCTTTTCCGCTTCGAGGATTGTCTAGACGGTGGACGCTCTAAAGCAGTTTGCGCTGCCGAGAGACTTACCGAGATTTTTCCTGGTATA ATTGCCACGGGGCATTCACTTACGATTCCCATGCCAGGACACCCTGTCCCCTCCTCTGCCTCGCAAGCCGCATGCGAAGATATACGGAAGCTAGAAGAACTCATCAGTCAGCATGATGCAATCTTCCTGCTGATGGATTCGAGAGAATCGCGATGGCTCCCCACCCTTATCAGCATGAACCAGAACAAAATAGTGATCAATGCAGCTCTGGGCTTTGATACTTATCTTGTGATGAGGCATGGTATTGTCAAGGGCGATGGCGATGCAGCCCAATTAGGCTGCTATTACTGTAACGATGTGGTGGCTCCGACTGAC TCTTTGACAGATAGAACTTTAGATCAGATGTGTACGGTCACAAGACCAGGGGCAGCGCCTCTGGCCGCGGCCACAGCGACAGAATTATTGGTATCATTGTTGCAACACCCCttgaa AGCGCAAGCACCAGCGTACGAGGCTGGCGTAGCTGACGATGATCACGAGGCTGTTCTTGGTCGTGTACCGCATCAGATTCGGGGCATTCTGAGCCAATGGAGAACAATGATCATTCGTGGTCCTGCTTATAACCAGTGCACAGCTTGCAGTCCTCTT GTCTTGAACGCATATCGACAAGGTGGAGCAAAGTGGCTTTTAGAAGTTTTCGCACGCGCTGAGCTTTTAGAGCAGGTAACAGGACTAGATCAATTACACATTCAAAGCGAGAAAGCGATGGATGACATCGACTGGATCGATGACAGCGAGGATGATCATTGA